Sequence from the Diorhabda carinulata isolate Delta chromosome 5, icDioCari1.1, whole genome shotgun sequence genome:
AAAAGAAGAGCCACATTGTTCAAATTTGGCAGAATGAAATACAGGATGACTCAAAAATGTGAAACTGTTGTAGAGAGTTTGTTGTTCTTCTGTACatgtatatacttttcaaaacgAGGTTCGAGTTTTATCAAATCTTTAAGTTGGAGTGGGCCTAAAAACCTTTATCTACGACAGAATATTTGGGTTGTGCGTTTCAAAGTACAGAAGGTGGTGACCTGCATacgacaaaatattttttgttacgaTGGCAAATTGCAACAAATTGAAATCTAAGATACAAAATGTctcatgtgaaaaattcaactttgttctaataagacgTTATTGAACAATTGTAATCAATTTCAACTCTCGGGAGAGCCTGTAACTCCTAGAGAGCGCGTCTCCGGGTAGCGGATAGGGGAATGCTTCCCAGATATGGGTGGTAGGGCGGAAATCAAATACGCCCCGTGGACCAACAGGAAAAATCTGcagcgtctgacccagagtgggcggctgCAAACAGCGACGGTTCCCCAGGTTAGGGGCGGCTGAACCTACACTCACCAAGACGTCTGGCCAACGTGGTGTTTTATGGCTAAACCCCTCTCATATGAAGACATACCAAAAACAATGGCCCCCAGTGCCCAGCGGCTCGAACGACCCTGGCCAAGGTAGCGGTCAGACCAGTCGTAGAGCAGGGGGTGCTAAAAATCCCTGGGTAAAACAAGGCTGCCAACTTCACATTGCAACTTATAACGCTAGGTCAATTGGAAATGAGGAAAGGTTAACGGAACTACAGTACGAACTGGACAGAATAAACTGGGATATTCTGGGAATATCAGAAACAAGGAGAAGAGGTGAAGAATCCATTAGACTAAGATCAGGACATATCCTATTCTACAAAGGAAGAGAAGATAATAGTTTGGGTGGTGTGGGTTTTCTTGTCAACAAACGAATCTCCCCAAATCTTCAAATACTTAAAGCCATATCAGATAGAGTAATATAAATAACACTTAAGATTAACTCCAATATAACAATTAAAGTCGTTCAAATCTATGCCCCAACAAGTAGTCATGAGGACGAAGAGATCGAGGTGCTGTATGATGAAATCACACAGAGCCTAACAGAAAATAAGACAAGATACACGCTGATAATAGGAGACTTCAACGCAAGAATAGGAGAGCAGTGTAATAGCTCACAGTATGTTGGACAATTTGGACTGGGGAAACGAAATGAAAGAGGGACGATGCTTGCAAATTTCCTGGAAAAAGAACAACTATACataatgaatacatttttcaaaaaaagacctCACAAAAAATGGACCTGGGCCAGCCCGGATggaattacaaaaaacgaaatagACTACGTGCTAACACCAAATAAACATATCGTCCAAGAAGTTGACGTTCTTAATTCCTTTAATACGGGCAGCGACCACAGATTAGTCCGGTGCAGGATCGTATTAAACACAAAATTGGaaagagcaaaaaaattcaacagcACGCAATACCGTATAGATCCTGATACAATAAGAGACAACAAGTCAATATATAGCAAAAGATTGACAGAACGACTAACAAAGGAAACAACATCATCACACGAGAGCTTGGACGAAACAAACAATAGACTGGTAAAAGAACTGAAAGAAACAACTACAAGTTTAGTATcatcaaaaactaaaagaatagaaaagtttACAACACAAACCAAACAGCTACTGGAAAGAAGGAGAGAGCTCATTAAAGACAACAAAAGGAATACAGTAGATTATGCCGAACTAAACAAAACAGCAAGGAAAATGGCCAAGCAGGACATACGAAAGTATCAAGAAAATCGAATAGAGGAGTTGATACAGCAAAACAGAGGTCTGAACatctttaaaaaagaaaacgcacataaaaaagaaatgatcaaaTTGAGAGACGGACAAGGTAACATAACAGAAGATCGAAGAGAGATACTCAAGGTAACAGAGAAGTTCTACACAGGTCTGTACGAGTCCAAAATAGACAATGAGGATGTTAGAAAAGCAAACAGTGACCATAAAAACAGGATATGTAACGTTGGCTCCGAGGATCTACCTGAGATTGAAGAGGAAGAAATTGTAAAAGCtttaaatcaactaaaaaacgGAAAGGCGGCAGGTGACGATAACATCATACCGGAAATGTTGAAGGAAGGTGGAAGCCTACTGATAAGAGAgcttaaatcattatttaatacaTGCCTAACCGAGGGAAGAATACCACAGGATTGGAACACCGCGATAGTCat
This genomic interval carries:
- the LOC130894200 gene encoding craniofacial development protein 2-like, whose translation is MKTYQKQWPPVPSGSNDPGQGSGQTSRRAGGAKNPWVKQGCQLHIATYNARSIGNEERLTELQYELDRINWDILGISETRRRGEESIRLRSGHILFYKGREDNSLGGINSNITIKVVQIYAPTSSHEDEEIEVLYDEITQSLTENKTRYTLIIGDFNARIGEQCNSSQYVGQFGLGKRNERGTMLANFLEKEQLYIMNTFFKKRPHKKWTWASPDGITKNEIDYVLTPNKHIVQEVDVLNSFNTGSDHRLVRCRIVLNTKLERAKKFNSTQYRIDPDTIRDNKSIYSKRLTERLTKETTSSHESLDETNNRLVKELKETTTSLVSSKTKRIEKFTTQTKQLLERRRELIKDNKRNTVDYAELNKTARKMAKQDIRKYQENRIEELIQQNRGLNIFKKENAHKKEMIKLRDGQGNITEDRREILKVTEKFYTGLYESKIDNEDVRKANSDHKNRICNVGSEDLPEIEEEEIVKALNQLKNGKAAGDDNIIPEMLKEGGSLLIRELKSLFNTCLTEGRIPQDWNTAIVILIYKKGDPSNLENYRPISLLSQIYKLFMRIIANRLESKLDAYQPYEQAGFRKGMSTIEHLHTVRTLNEKVTEYNIPL